Proteins encoded by one window of Salvia splendens isolate huo1 chromosome 5, SspV2, whole genome shotgun sequence:
- the LOC121801849 gene encoding uncharacterized protein LOC121801849 translates to MGLLGGRWGTAAAVIALAAAVVMRKQLGEQLGWDNSAMMQWLKEMSDRLGHWAIPAYVGLHTITLALCLPYAVFFEAGASMLFGFLPALLCVFTAKILGASLSFWIGRFVFRSYGSAAERVQKNKYFNMLSRGVERDGWKFVLLARFSPVPSYVINYALAATNVGFLIDFLLPTVIGCMPMILQNTSIGSLASAAVGSASGSQKSQVWSYLFPLLGISSSVLISLRIKKYSTDILTDDSPSTVSEPSDAQASSQEPVNSKSKALKGK, encoded by the exons ATGGGTTTATTGGGCGGGCGATGGGGGACTGCGGCGGCGGTGATTGCTCTGGCCGCGGCGGTGGTCATGAGGAAGCAGCTTGGCGAGCAATTAGGATGGGATAACTCCGCCATGATGCAATGGCTGAAAGAAATGTCCGATCGGCTAGGGCATTGGGCGATCCCCGCCTACGTCGGACTTCACACGATCACCTTGGCGCTTTGCCTCCCCTACGCCGTCTTCTTCGAGGCCGGCGCTTCGATGCTCTTCGGATTTTTGCCGGCGCTTCTGTGCGTCTTCACTGCTAAAATCCTCGGCGCTTCTCTCTCCTTCTGGATTGGCAG ATTTGTCTTTCGAAGTTATGGCTCTGCAGCTGAAAGGGTTcagaaaaataaatactttAACATGTTGTCAAGGGGAGTTGAGCGTGACGGTTGGAAATTTGTTCTTCTTGCTCGCTTCTCACCTGTACCATCCTATGTCATAAACTATGCATTGGCTGCTACTAACGTTGGCTTCCTCATTGATTTCTTGCTTCCAACGGTCATTGGGTGCATGCCCATGATTTTGCAGAACACCTCAATCGGCAGCCTTGCCAGTGCTGCCGTAGGTTCAGCATCCGGCTCCCAGAAGTCTCAGGTTTGGTCATATTTATTTCCCCTTCTCGGGATCTCATCTAGTGTTCTTATATCATTGAGGATAAAAAAGTATTCAACTGATATCCTAACTGATGATTCTCCTTCTACCGTATCTGAGCCCTCCGATGCTCAGGCATCAAGTCAAGAGCCAGTCAATAGTAAAAGTAAGGCTTTGAAGGGAAAATAA